One window of Thermacetogenium phaeum DSM 12270 genomic DNA carries:
- a CDS encoding TldD/PmbA family protein has product MIAKKDLEEVLQAALGGGDFAEIFLERRTQTRVSCEDRKIERVISGREEGAGIRIVKGDSTAYGYTTDLSKEGLLKLAELVARGRRSSTPALMLPDKEKAPTSSTIKERPDRVGIERKVALVREAEEAARSVDEKLVRQVTVGYADVLQQVTIANSEGVFVEDERVRCRLVVNVVASDGQVIQTGYESAGGTRGLELFEEGKPAALGRRAAERALLMLKARRAPAGRMPVVISGEAGGTMIHEACGHGLEADLVQKNLSVYAGKKGEQVASELVTVIDDGTLPGKYGAFRFDDEGNPSQRTVLIEKGILRGYMYDRMTAARDGAEPTGNGRRESFRHRPIPRMSTTYLAPGKDSPEEIIRDTKNGLFVRKMGGGQVNTTTGDFVFEVLEGYLIEDGKVTVPVRGATLTGNGPEVLRIIDRVGNDLGFSLGTCGKDGQGVPVSDAQPTIRIPELVVGGILEEEGDLR; this is encoded by the coding sequence ATGATAGCGAAAAAGGATCTGGAAGAGGTTTTGCAGGCCGCCCTCGGGGGCGGGGATTTCGCCGAGATTTTCCTGGAGAGAAGAACTCAGACCAGAGTGAGTTGTGAGGACAGGAAGATCGAGCGGGTGATCTCAGGGCGTGAAGAGGGGGCCGGTATCAGGATCGTGAAGGGTGACAGCACGGCCTACGGCTACACGACCGATCTCAGCAAAGAGGGATTGCTGAAGCTGGCGGAGCTGGTGGCCAGGGGGAGGAGGAGCAGTACTCCCGCCCTTATGTTGCCGGACAAGGAAAAAGCTCCAACCTCTTCAACCATCAAGGAGCGTCCCGACCGGGTAGGGATCGAGAGGAAGGTAGCGCTGGTCAGGGAGGCGGAGGAAGCGGCGCGCTCCGTCGACGAAAAGCTGGTCCGCCAGGTCACCGTGGGTTATGCCGATGTCCTTCAGCAGGTGACCATTGCCAACAGCGAAGGGGTTTTCGTCGAGGATGAGCGGGTGCGCTGCCGGCTGGTGGTGAATGTGGTGGCCTCCGACGGGCAGGTAATTCAGACCGGCTATGAGTCCGCCGGAGGCACCAGGGGGCTGGAGCTCTTCGAGGAAGGGAAGCCTGCAGCCCTTGGAAGGAGGGCGGCGGAGAGGGCGCTGTTGATGCTTAAGGCGCGCCGTGCCCCTGCCGGGCGGATGCCGGTGGTGATTTCCGGAGAGGCAGGGGGAACCATGATCCACGAGGCCTGCGGTCACGGGCTGGAGGCCGATCTGGTTCAGAAGAATCTTTCCGTTTATGCCGGAAAGAAGGGGGAACAGGTGGCCTCGGAGCTGGTAACGGTGATCGATGACGGCACCCTTCCCGGAAAGTACGGGGCGTTCCGCTTTGATGACGAGGGGAACCCATCTCAGCGCACCGTCTTGATCGAGAAGGGAATCCTGCGCGGCTACATGTACGACCGGATGACTGCCGCCAGAGACGGGGCAGAGCCGACCGGGAACGGGAGAAGAGAGTCCTTCCGGCACCGCCCGATCCCGCGCATGTCGACGACTTACCTGGCCCCGGGGAAGGACAGTCCCGAGGAGATCATCAGGGATACGAAAAACGGCCTGTTCGTCCGCAAAATGGGGGGAGGTCAGGTCAACACCACCACCGGTGACTTCGTCTTCGAAGTGCTGGAAGGCTACCTGATCGAAGACGGTAAGGTGACCGTGCCCGTCAGGGGGGCTACCCTTACGGGAAACGGCCCGGAGGTGCTGAGGATCATCGACCGCGTGGGGAACGACCTCGGCTTCTCTTTGGGCACCTGCGGGAAAGACGGACAAGGGGTGCCGGTTTCCGACGCCCAGCCCACCATCCGGA
- a CDS encoding GspH/FimT family pseudopilin → MRGQHPNGNGFTLLEVAVTLVIAGVLFACGAVELRMLRTDFNLQFAADRLAADIRSVQQRALGEKTPDYYIDFYTHIDTYRVKKWDTPFSRVITEVRLPQGVDLYSTNFQDNRLVINAKGLPPRGGTITLKSRETGRLKYVIVASITGRVRVSDRPPESWEES, encoded by the coding sequence ATGCGGGGTCAGCATCCTAACGGGAACGGATTTACCCTTTTGGAAGTAGCTGTTACCTTGGTTATCGCAGGCGTGCTGTTTGCTTGTGGGGCTGTGGAATTGCGGATGCTTCGCACCGATTTTAATCTGCAGTTTGCGGCCGACCGCCTGGCCGCGGATATACGCAGCGTTCAGCAGCGCGCTTTAGGCGAAAAAACCCCCGATTACTATATCGATTTTTACACCCACATCGATACCTACAGGGTAAAGAAGTGGGATACGCCCTTTTCCCGGGTAATCACCGAGGTGAGGCTGCCGCAGGGAGTGGACCTCTACAGCACCAATTTCCAGGACAACAGGTTGGTGATCAACGCTAAAGGCCTCCCTCCTCGCGGCGGCACCATCACCTTGAAAAGCAGGGAGACGGGAAGGTTGAAATACGTGATAGTGGCCTCCATCACCGGGAGGGTGCGGGTCAGCGATCGCCCCCCTGAGAGTTGGGAGGAATCATGA
- a CDS encoding prepilin peptidase: MSFPLAVVFLIGLCVGSFLNAVIYRLPRRESFITGRSRCPLCGHTLAWYDLLPLLSFLILLGRCRYCRAVISPRYPLIELLTGALFALLYLSFGLTAAFVKYAFFAAFLIVVSMIDLEHYIVPDRLVTAGLAGGILLGVLSRDRGLFSALLGAGVAAGFLLLVALLSKGGMGGGDIKLAFVTGLFLGWPLGPLGIFLGSCLAGITGVFLLALRLKGRKDPIPFGPFIAMGSLLSLLWGDELLAWYFRHLNW, translated from the coding sequence TTGTCTTTTCCTCTGGCGGTCGTGTTTTTAATCGGCCTTTGTGTCGGGAGCTTTCTCAATGCGGTTATCTATCGCCTGCCGCGCCGGGAGTCTTTTATCACAGGCCGCTCCCGCTGCCCTCTCTGCGGCCATACTCTGGCCTGGTACGATCTGCTGCCCCTGCTCAGCTTTTTGATCCTGCTGGGAAGATGCCGCTACTGCCGGGCGGTTATTTCTCCGCGCTACCCTCTTATTGAACTGCTCACCGGTGCGTTATTCGCCCTGCTTTACCTCAGTTTCGGCCTGACGGCTGCCTTTGTGAAATATGCATTTTTTGCTGCCTTCCTGATAGTCGTCAGCATGATCGACCTCGAACACTATATCGTCCCGGACCGCCTTGTGACGGCCGGTCTTGCCGGTGGGATTCTGCTGGGTGTTTTAAGCAGGGATAGAGGGCTTTTTTCCGCTCTTCTCGGCGCCGGCGTAGCCGCAGGCTTTCTCTTGCTGGTTGCCTTGCTCAGCAAAGGGGGCATGGGGGGAGGAGATATCAAGCTGGCCTTCGTTACGGGGCTGTTTCTGGGGTGGCCGTTAGGCCCATTAGGCATTTTTCTCGGTTCCTGCCTGGCGGGCATCACCGGCGTATTCCTTTTGGCTCTGCGCCTGAAAGGCAGGAAGGACCCCATTCCCTTTGGGCCGTTTATTGCCATGGGCTCCCTTCTCTCTTTGTTGTGGGGGGACGAACTGCTGGCCTGGTATTTCCGCCATCTTAACTGGTGA
- a CDS encoding type IV pilus inner membrane component PilO produces the protein MEMGFNRKDQRILLAMLAAVGVFCLFYFLISPQIKAYAEVRKELAEERAKLEKARSDVASYKDEIVRYERASEKLRQVEPYFRQEMRDGTNIVVLGLQSAADNVEITGIEPGEIVAKKHTLEIPLKITARGDYQNVLAFFSALGNLPNLSEVRSLKLTALDNQPGAVEAAVALLIFSAKDPEGQAYLEEIRRWSLGRYNLFAPAGAVAPTPELSGHLRLPKPVASSNPSSNPSPPPEPGQNGDTGESISGSGAADRNPGGLPEAGDFFKK, from the coding sequence ATGGAGATGGGGTTCAACCGGAAGGATCAGAGGATTCTCCTGGCAATGCTGGCAGCAGTGGGGGTGTTTTGCCTGTTTTATTTCTTGATCAGCCCCCAGATCAAGGCGTACGCCGAGGTAAGAAAGGAGCTGGCCGAAGAGCGCGCAAAACTGGAGAAGGCGCGAAGTGATGTGGCGTCTTACAAGGACGAGATTGTCAGGTATGAGCGCGCCTCGGAGAAGCTGCGGCAAGTAGAACCATATTTCCGGCAAGAGATGAGGGACGGCACCAATATCGTCGTTCTCGGGTTGCAATCAGCAGCCGATAATGTGGAGATAACGGGAATTGAGCCGGGGGAGATCGTCGCTAAAAAGCACACTCTGGAGATTCCTTTGAAGATAACGGCCAGGGGGGACTATCAGAATGTTCTTGCCTTTTTCAGCGCCCTCGGGAATTTACCTAATCTGAGTGAAGTCAGAAGCTTGAAGCTAACGGCGCTTGATAATCAACCGGGGGCCGTAGAGGCCGCTGTTGCCCTGCTGATCTTTTCTGCCAAAGACCCTGAGGGACAGGCGTATCTGGAAGAGATCAGGCGGTGGTCGCTGGGCCGGTATAACCTCTTTGCGCCTGCAGGAGCAGTTGCTCCCACACCTGAGCTGTCCGGGCACCTGAGGTTGCCGAAGCCGGTAGCCTCTTCCAACCCCTCTTCCAATCCTTCGCCACCGCCGGAGCCCGGCCAGAATGGTGATACCGGAGAGAGCATCTCTGGGTCCGGTGCCGCCGATCGGAATCCCGGGGGATTGCCCGAAGCAGGGGACTTCTTCAAGAAGTAA
- a CDS encoding PilN domain-containing protein — MPQDSYKVNLLPPGLQREGIVDVHRLVRLIALTLSLAFLLGGYGYFLFSFWGAKNELAAVRQELTALRPVLSRVEDVREKRIAAEAAYQEYSTLLDRHQNWAGLLSDLFHDLNNIAPVDLWLLELEIYPDPEASGEESEKKEGRGKPDQFARANSISIKGSSRTVSSVGVFIKNLNRLPYLQNVALKKIAALDDAFNFEITAGLKER, encoded by the coding sequence ATGCCGCAGGATTCTTATAAGGTGAATCTCCTTCCCCCCGGCCTCCAGCGGGAAGGGATCGTCGATGTCCACCGTCTGGTCAGGCTGATTGCCTTAACTCTTTCGCTCGCCTTTCTGTTGGGGGGGTACGGGTACTTTTTGTTCAGCTTTTGGGGCGCCAAGAACGAGCTTGCGGCCGTCAGGCAGGAGTTGACCGCCCTGCGACCGGTGCTCTCCCGGGTTGAAGACGTTCGGGAGAAAAGAATAGCCGCCGAGGCGGCTTATCAGGAGTACAGTACTCTCCTGGATAGACATCAAAACTGGGCGGGCCTTCTATCGGATTTATTCCACGATCTCAACAATATCGCGCCGGTGGATCTCTGGCTGCTGGAGCTGGAAATATACCCGGACCCTGAAGCTTCAGGCGAGGAGTCGGAGAAAAAGGAAGGCCGGGGAAAACCCGATCAGTTCGCCCGGGCGAACAGCATCAGTATAAAAGGCTCCTCCCGAACGGTTTCTTCTGTGGGGGTTTTCATAAAGAACCTCAACCGGCTTCCTTACCTCCAGAATGTTGCACTGAAGAAGATCGCGGCGCTGGATGATGCTTTTAATTTTGAGATTACCGCCGGTCTCAAGGAGCGGTGA
- the pilM gene encoding type IV pilus assembly protein PilM, whose protein sequence is MKDYFQKYLPKKTNFIGIDVGTNSIKAAEVQIYDGVPLVTSLMFIPSPKGVWSDEVDEEKLVESLRELRNLSLNEVITCIGGEKVISRILRFPRMSDKELEAAIRFEVEKFVPTPLEQLIIRYVRLGEAAEGQEPIVNVLLFVVPAATVYQYYGIFSRAGLTVTAVDAQVFALWRLFGREVEGTVAIADIGMSTSYLVIVRDGEIRFARLLPVGGNILTKSVMVAFGVEFAEAERMKEEAGVMPVNSGGTPSEGWEQFADLETAVAVTNDRFPEGMRLDYVLRDGLAEITRELQRSLEFYVAQERVGVERLLLSGGTGKLRGVTDYLSGALQIPVELGIPDIEMAEGVAFDPSFSVAIGLALREVYA, encoded by the coding sequence ATGAAAGATTACTTTCAAAAGTATTTGCCCAAAAAGACGAACTTTATCGGGATCGATGTGGGCACCAATAGCATTAAGGCTGCCGAGGTGCAAATATATGACGGGGTTCCCCTAGTGACCTCTCTAATGTTCATCCCTTCCCCGAAAGGGGTTTGGTCGGACGAGGTAGATGAGGAGAAGCTTGTTGAGTCTCTGCGGGAGCTGAGAAATCTCAGTCTGAATGAGGTGATAACCTGCATCGGTGGGGAAAAAGTGATCAGCCGCATTTTGCGTTTCCCTCGAATGAGCGATAAAGAACTGGAGGCGGCCATTAGATTCGAGGTGGAAAAGTTTGTTCCTACTCCTCTCGAACAATTGATTATCCGCTATGTGCGATTGGGAGAGGCTGCAGAGGGGCAGGAGCCGATCGTGAATGTGCTGCTGTTTGTCGTGCCGGCGGCTACCGTTTACCAGTACTACGGCATCTTTTCCCGTGCCGGCTTGACGGTGACCGCCGTTGATGCGCAGGTTTTTGCTCTCTGGCGCCTTTTCGGGAGGGAAGTTGAGGGCACCGTCGCCATCGCCGATATCGGGATGAGCACGTCATATCTGGTTATCGTCCGGGACGGGGAGATCCGTTTTGCCCGCCTTTTGCCTGTCGGGGGGAATATCCTGACCAAGTCCGTCATGGTTGCTTTCGGGGTGGAGTTTGCCGAAGCCGAACGGATGAAGGAAGAGGCCGGGGTGATGCCTGTCAATAGCGGCGGTACACCGTCTGAGGGATGGGAGCAGTTTGCCGACCTGGAAACAGCAGTAGCCGTGACGAATGACCGCTTTCCGGAGGGGATGCGGCTCGATTATGTTTTGAGGGACGGCCTGGCCGAAATCACCAGGGAGCTGCAGAGGTCCCTGGAGTTTTATGTTGCTCAAGAAAGGGTGGGGGTGGAGAGGCTTTTGTTGAGCGGGGGCACCGGTAAGCTCCGGGGAGTGACGGATTACTTGTCCGGTGCCCTGCAGATCCCAGTAGAGCTGGGCATCCCGGACATCGAGATGGCGGAGGGGGTCGCCTTCGATCCGTCCTTTTCCGTGGCCATCGGTCTTGCTCTGAGGGAGGTCTATGCTTGA
- a CDS encoding pilus assembly PilX N-terminal domain-containing protein, which produces MISGQRGQALVIVLLLTTAVFIIGGAGLALSSTARKNAVQEVHQKKAYYIAEAGVERALAKVKSDPAWVRGLSIKDDFDEDDSKEVLFSNVSYPVGSTNEGRIEEVRVIKTSENFLSNEVTVRVRSIGRYQQSRSSLIVDALIKYAYPEKLFRGVWAEEISGLPQGHGVDFDVDIYTSDYDLDIPAGSTLIGDIFCRGKVNLENGNKSQDKKDEKGNSKFTSVIGNIYALEDVYIGDFSQLTGNIYIANDKNVTWGKDVEFSGDVIKMNPDDLAALIPDDSVFPDLLSDENLEWYRKNADFYEIPDDLNFEEGIYFIDGDLSLAGIYSGRATIVVNGKVTIGKQDKNKYLEKSQDDDCLTILAINEIEIKSHPNPNKEAYIQAFLYSKEKATIKNKTKLIGAITAPFIDSSGCTIEIEYDEIAIDYYYSNEATSFLKITRWIS; this is translated from the coding sequence GTGATTTCCGGACAGCGAGGCCAGGCGTTAGTAATAGTTTTGCTTCTGACGACGGCTGTTTTCATCATCGGCGGGGCGGGCCTTGCGCTAAGTTCTACCGCACGGAAAAACGCCGTGCAGGAGGTTCATCAGAAAAAGGCTTATTACATTGCCGAAGCTGGCGTAGAAAGGGCTCTGGCGAAAGTCAAGAGTGATCCTGCCTGGGTAAGAGGACTTTCGATTAAAGATGATTTTGATGAAGATGATTCAAAGGAAGTATTGTTCAGCAACGTCAGTTATCCTGTTGGCAGCACAAATGAAGGGCGCATTGAAGAAGTAAGGGTTATTAAGACAAGTGAAAACTTTTTATCGAATGAAGTTACAGTCAGGGTTCGGTCCATCGGGAGATATCAACAAAGCAGGTCTTCGTTGATTGTAGATGCTCTGATCAAATATGCATACCCGGAGAAGTTGTTTAGAGGTGTATGGGCTGAAGAGATTTCAGGATTACCTCAAGGTCATGGAGTTGATTTTGATGTTGATATTTATACAAGTGATTATGACCTAGATATTCCGGCAGGATCAACACTGATTGGAGATATTTTTTGCAGAGGTAAAGTTAATCTCGAAAATGGGAACAAGAGTCAGGACAAAAAAGATGAGAAAGGAAACAGTAAATTTACCAGTGTTATAGGTAATATTTATGCATTGGAGGATGTCTATATTGGTGACTTTTCCCAGTTGACTGGTAACATCTATATTGCTAACGATAAAAATGTAACCTGGGGGAAGGATGTAGAATTCTCTGGGGATGTTATCAAAATGAATCCGGATGATTTGGCTGCGTTGATACCCGATGATTCTGTTTTTCCCGACCTTCTCAGCGATGAGAATTTAGAGTGGTACAGGAAGAATGCCGATTTTTATGAAATACCTGATGATTTGAACTTTGAAGAGGGGATTTATTTTATTGATGGTGATTTGTCGCTAGCGGGTATTTATTCAGGAAGAGCAACCATCGTAGTGAATGGAAAGGTGACCATCGGAAAACAAGATAAGAATAAATATTTGGAAAAAAGTCAAGATGATGATTGCTTAACAATTTTGGCGATCAATGAAATCGAAATTAAGTCTCATCCAAACCCCAATAAAGAGGCTTATATCCAGGCCTTTCTCTATTCAAAGGAAAAGGCTACGATAAAAAACAAAACTAAGTTGATCGGTGCAATTACTGCTCCTTTTATCGATTCCTCAGGCTGTACAATAGAAATCGAGTATGATGAAATTGCCATTGATTATTATTATTCGAACGAGGCTACGAGTTTTTTGAAAATTACTAGGTGGATAAGTTGA
- a CDS encoding prepilin-type N-terminal cleavage/methylation domain-containing protein gives MEEKGFTLVEAIIALTVFSFIVFTVALLYANANRSYARNSQLVDVQENLRISLNKIARDLREATGELNVSRKVDGAWKVVEEGEEGTQISYKDSEDNLVAYRFDEKDNEVEVKRGQNDTFHPIASQIKNLEFSFDEEERIVTIKIQGEKGISGTVEMTTRLYLRAYQ, from the coding sequence ATGGAAGAGAAGGGATTCACCCTTGTGGAGGCCATCATTGCTCTTACTGTTTTTTCATTTATAGTTTTTACCGTTGCTTTGCTTTACGCCAACGCGAACAGATCTTACGCTCGAAACAGCCAGCTGGTGGATGTGCAGGAAAACCTCCGGATTAGCCTCAATAAAATAGCCCGTGACCTGCGAGAAGCTACTGGAGAGCTGAATGTATCTAGAAAAGTTGACGGGGCTTGGAAAGTTGTCGAGGAAGGTGAAGAAGGGACCCAAATTAGCTACAAGGATTCCGAGGATAATCTTGTCGCGTACAGATTCGATGAGAAGGATAATGAGGTGGAAGTCAAAAGAGGACAGAATGATACATTTCATCCCATAGCAAGCCAGATAAAGAACCTGGAATTCAGTTTTGATGAGGAAGAGCGTATTGTCACGATAAAAATTCAGGGAGAAAAAGGGATAAGCGGCACTGTTGAGATGACCACAAGATTGTATTTGAGGGCTTATCAATGA
- a CDS encoding prepilin-type N-terminal cleavage/methylation domain-containing protein: MYLDNRNGITLIEVVIAVSLLGIIIVPFLNFFLTGSALTSLARNDVAAVNSAQEIMEEIKSLPASYLGTAQGGSDDTIVLEPKITDDLEGFLVALTGGSGAGQVREITHYDTSNRQATVSPAWDQTPIENQTTYLILRKIDSKFPFEIAVEDTEFEDLKKITVTVSYQDGENRREVSLTTDKFKR; this comes from the coding sequence ATGTACTTAGATAACAGGAACGGTATTACCTTAATCGAAGTCGTTATAGCCGTTTCTCTCTTGGGCATTATAATTGTGCCATTCTTGAACTTTTTCCTTACGGGGAGCGCCTTAACCTCACTAGCCCGCAATGATGTTGCTGCTGTCAACAGCGCGCAGGAGATCATGGAGGAAATAAAAAGTCTTCCTGCCAGTTATCTGGGCACAGCGCAAGGGGGCTCTGACGATACAATCGTTCTAGAACCGAAGATAACGGATGATCTTGAGGGGTTTTTGGTGGCTTTGACCGGGGGGTCCGGCGCTGGCCAGGTACGGGAGATTACTCATTATGACACTTCTAACCGTCAAGCTACTGTATCGCCTGCATGGGATCAAACTCCTATCGAAAACCAGACTACATACCTGATACTGAGGAAAATCGACAGCAAATTTCCCTTTGAAATTGCCGTCGAGGACACGGAATTTGAAGACCTGAAAAAAATAACTGTAACTGTGTCTTACCAGGACGGGGAAAACCGGCGGGAAGTATCCCTGACCACGGATAAATTTAAGAGGTGA
- a CDS encoding O-antigen ligase family protein encodes MKFLKALGTRQRTKINCDIRYILLWLMLSVYPLLVIPHPFYIISPAGVAPPGYFYAPRYVVLVCLSLVALAVLIKDKKPLNHPVLLPLLLFLTCAMTSSFLAAVPMTAWIGSPFRFTGFSTYFCCFILFILALQNNQKTTELLKWMIFCAAAVSFLALLQYFGINLVPHEPGREATYPYGTLANPNFLGTYTAFVLPAALFFFLQHQKPSWLFCSGLIYAGLLVSLCRGAWLASLAGFLVIVYFALREQDKRSAVIRLSFVLLAVTVLLLPARDGLLLSRILTVPGEMGKAAMLEADAGSYRIFIWERVSRLFLHYWAFGIGPDHLIYAKIITPNHALVDKAHNVFLEIAVTMGTFALLSYLAFLSFFFRRPRNRTGFLLLVMISVYLVQGLFNIDVVMVMPLFWIVLGLAAGR; translated from the coding sequence GTGAAATTTTTGAAGGCTCTCGGAACGAGGCAGCGGACAAAAATTAATTGCGATATCAGATACATTCTGCTCTGGTTGATGCTGTCCGTTTATCCCCTGCTGGTAATTCCCCATCCGTTTTACATCATTTCTCCTGCCGGTGTGGCCCCACCGGGGTACTTTTATGCCCCCAGGTATGTTGTTCTGGTCTGTTTAAGCCTGGTCGCCCTCGCCGTCCTGATCAAAGACAAAAAACCGCTCAACCATCCGGTACTGCTCCCGCTGCTGCTTTTTTTAACCTGCGCCATGACATCCTCGTTCCTGGCAGCCGTCCCCATGACGGCATGGATCGGCAGCCCCTTCAGGTTTACCGGTTTCAGCACCTATTTCTGCTGTTTCATCCTGTTTATCCTGGCCCTGCAGAACAATCAAAAAACCACCGAACTGTTAAAGTGGATGATTTTCTGCGCCGCCGCCGTTTCCTTTCTGGCCTTGCTGCAGTACTTCGGGATCAACCTCGTTCCCCACGAACCGGGAAGGGAAGCAACCTACCCCTACGGAACCCTTGCCAATCCGAACTTTTTAGGCACTTACACGGCATTTGTCCTCCCGGCGGCGCTGTTTTTCTTTCTGCAGCACCAAAAGCCGTCCTGGCTGTTCTGCTCAGGACTCATTTACGCCGGTCTCCTGGTCAGCCTCTGCAGGGGAGCCTGGCTGGCATCGCTGGCCGGATTCCTCGTCATCGTTTATTTTGCTTTAAGAGAGCAAGACAAACGGTCTGCGGTTATAAGATTGAGTTTTGTCTTGCTGGCAGTGACCGTCCTGCTCCTGCCGGCCCGGGACGGCCTGCTGTTATCCAGGATCCTGACCGTACCCGGCGAGATGGGAAAAGCGGCCATGCTCGAGGCAGATGCCGGTTCTTACCGCATCTTCATCTGGGAGAGGGTATCCAGGCTGTTCCTGCACTACTGGGCGTTCGGGATCGGCCCCGACCACCTCATCTACGCCAAAATAATCACCCCGAACCACGCCCTGGTGGATAAAGCCCATAACGTCTTCCTGGAGATTGCGGTGACGATGGGGACCTTTGCGCTGCTGTCCTATCTGGCCTTTCTGAGCTTTTTCTTCCGCCGCCCCCGAAACCGGACGGGATTCCTGCTGCTGGTGATGATCTCCGTCTACCTGGTGCAGGGGCTGTTCAACATCGACGTCGTCATGGTCATGCCGCTGTTCTGGATCGTCTTGGGGTTGGCGGCGGGAAGATAA
- a CDS encoding type IV pilin protein, with the protein MLKRYFSKYFGNDKGFTMIEMMVVLIIIAVLIAGGIRFYLGYVERAKVTKAKSEITTMQAALDSYYAEKGEYPDDENDRELVKAGLATDRISISTEGNDSIQYIYEGGGNSYKIITTATFRAGKLVGEGQDGKSTEPDFGSGE; encoded by the coding sequence GTGCTGAAAAGGTATTTCAGCAAATATTTCGGCAATGATAAGGGTTTTACGATGATCGAAATGATGGTCGTGCTGATCATCATTGCGGTGCTGATCGCAGGAGGCATCAGGTTTTATCTGGGGTACGTGGAGAGGGCCAAGGTGACCAAGGCAAAGAGTGAGATCACGACTATGCAGGCGGCACTGGACAGTTATTACGCTGAGAAGGGTGAGTATCCGGATGACGAAAATGATAGAGAGCTTGTTAAAGCGGGGCTTGCAACGGATAGGATAAGTATAAGTACAGAGGGTAACGACAGTATACAGTATATATATGAGGGAGGCGGTAATAGTTACAAAATTATAACAACAGCAACATTCAGAGCGGGCAAACTTGTAGGAGAAGGGCAAGATGGTAAATCAACAGAGCCCGATTTTGGTTCCGGTGAATAA
- a CDS encoding type II secretion system F family protein, whose product MPQLFAYRARNLAGRLVTGRVEAENTGTAVALLREKNLFVVSIEPVRTIGLDWRELFAVKIGVRDLAVFCRQFATMVGAGIPLLKCLDVLAKQAQNRQLQRILREVITDVEKGKGLSDAFNQHRRQLPEILINMLVAGEVSGRLEQTLLRLAVHFEKEHEIREKVKSAMTYPLFVAGIAVAAVVALLILIVPVFVDIFNEMGAELPLPTRMVIGASTLLTQYWYLWLLLLAALFLGLRYALATKKGKAYLDRLLLRMPVVGPLVSKTVVARFARTFAALLQSGVPMLQSLETVERIAGNTVAAAELAAARAGVKEGERMAGALLKSKVFPPMAVNMIAVGEEAGTLDDLLEKLSDFYERETAETVERLSSIVEPLLIALVGILVGFIAISIYLPMFGLSGAIQGGAM is encoded by the coding sequence ATGCCGCAGCTTTTTGCCTACAGGGCGCGAAATCTCGCCGGCCGGCTGGTCACCGGGAGGGTAGAGGCGGAGAACACGGGTACGGCCGTTGCTCTGCTGCGTGAAAAAAATCTCTTTGTGGTCAGCATCGAGCCGGTGCGTACCATCGGCCTCGATTGGCGCGAACTTTTCGCCGTTAAGATAGGAGTCAGGGATCTGGCCGTTTTTTGCCGGCAGTTTGCCACCATGGTCGGTGCGGGCATTCCCCTTTTGAAGTGCCTGGATGTACTGGCCAAGCAGGCACAAAACAGGCAGCTGCAGAGGATTCTCAGGGAGGTTATAACGGACGTCGAAAAAGGGAAGGGTTTGAGCGATGCCTTTAATCAACACCGCCGGCAGCTGCCGGAGATCTTGATCAACATGCTGGTTGCCGGCGAGGTAAGCGGGAGACTGGAGCAAACCCTGCTCCGGCTGGCCGTGCACTTTGAAAAAGAGCACGAAATCAGGGAGAAGGTCAAGTCCGCCATGACCTACCCCCTCTTCGTGGCTGGCATTGCCGTTGCTGCCGTCGTTGCTCTGTTGATCCTCATCGTACCGGTGTTTGTCGATATTTTCAACGAGATGGGAGCGGAGCTGCCCCTTCCCACGAGGATGGTCATCGGGGCGAGCACGCTGCTGACGCAGTACTGGTATCTCTGGCTGCTGCTCTTGGCCGCACTCTTTCTCGGGCTGAGGTACGCTCTGGCCACGAAAAAGGGGAAGGCCTACCTTGACCGGCTGCTTCTTCGAATGCCAGTTGTGGGGCCTCTCGTCAGCAAGACCGTCGTCGCCAGATTCGCCCGCACCTTTGCCGCCCTCCTGCAAAGCGGCGTTCCCATGCTGCAGTCGCTGGAAACGGTGGAACGGATCGCCGGCAACACAGTTGCTGCTGCGGAACTGGCAGCCGCCCGGGCGGGTGTCAAGGAGGGGGAGAGAATGGCCGGAGCGCTGCTTAAGAGCAAGGTATTCCCTCCCATGGCCGTCAATATGATCGCCGTTGGGGAAGAGGCGGGCACCCTGGACGACCTGCTGGAGAAGCTGTCCGACTTCTACGAGCGGGAGACCGCGGAGACGGTGGAGCGGCTTTCCAGCATCGTCGAGCCTTTGTTGATAGCCCTCGTCGGGATTCTGGTGGGGTTTATCGCAATCTCCATTTATCTGCCCATGTTCGGCCTCTCCGGGGCGATTCAGGGGGGCGCCATGTAA